The genomic stretch TAAAATTCTACCTCCCTTCTTAAAAACCTCTTTTAAATTATATATTTTAGGTAATATTTTGCAAATACATATAAGCTCTTCATATTTGAAGTATACTAAAGTTAATATTTTATGTTATAATATTTATTAGGAGGAGAATATGAAAATTAGAGAAGTATCTGCTTCTGGAAGTTTTTACCCTGATAATAAAGAAGAATTAAAAAGCATCGTTAGAAAATTTGTAGAAAGTGCGCCATTTAGAGATCTACCAAATCTTAAAGCCATCATCTCTCCTCATGCTGGTTACATATACTCGGGTCCTGTAGCTGGATATAGTTACAAACAATTAATGAATATCGACTATTTAAATTTCCAAACAGTGGTAATAATTGCACCATCTCACTTTGCATACTTTAGAGGTGCCTCAGTGGGTCTTTTTGATGCATATAAAACTCCATTAGGATTTGTAAAAGTTTCAAAAAAAGCAAAAGAACTCTTATTCCTTGATGACTTCCATTTCATACTCGAAGCACACCTTGAAGAACATAGCATAGAAGTCCAATTACCTTTCTTGCAATACATACTTTCAAAATTTGAAATAATACCAATCCTCTATAGTGAAGCAAGCGCAAAAAGTCTAATAAAAGGAATAGAAGCTGTTTTAGATGAAAACACTATTATTGTAATAAGCACTGACTTAAGCCACTATTATTCATACGAAGAGGCGATTAAAATAGACCAACATTGTATAAATGCCGTTAAAAATTTGGACAACAAACAATTGAAGAACTGTGAAGCTTGCGGTAAAATAGGAATCGAAGTAGGGATAGAATTTTCAAAAAAATACAATCTTAAAAGTGAAATCTTATCATATGCAACAAGCGGTGATACAGCAGGTCCAAAGACAAATGTTGTGGGATACCTTGCTGCAGCTTTCTTTGGAGGATAGATGAATAATTCTCAAAAAATTGTTCTTTTAAAACTTTCAAGACAAACTATAGAAACTTACA from Caldisericaceae bacterium encodes the following:
- the amrB gene encoding AmmeMemoRadiSam system protein B, which encodes MKIREVSASGSFYPDNKEELKSIVRKFVESAPFRDLPNLKAIISPHAGYIYSGPVAGYSYKQLMNIDYLNFQTVVIIAPSHFAYFRGASVGLFDAYKTPLGFVKVSKKAKELLFLDDFHFILEAHLEEHSIEVQLPFLQYILSKFEIIPILYSEASAKSLIKGIEAVLDENTIIVISTDLSHYYSYEEAIKIDQHCINAVKNLDNKQLKNCEACGKIGIEVGIEFSKKYNLKSEILSYATSGDTAGPKTNVVGYLAAAFFGG